A DNA window from Patagioenas fasciata isolate bPatFas1 chromosome 1, bPatFas1.hap1, whole genome shotgun sequence contains the following coding sequences:
- the HBP1 gene encoding HMG box-containing protein 1, whose product MATGLSDTLEHPNMVWEVKTNQMPNAVQKLLLVVDKRPSGMNESLDLLKCNENLPSSPGYASGDEHMELDDLPELQAVQTDSTPPALFQLGADVSHQECSRPSWNQNTSNSDAENAYSCENGVNWLTELANIATSPQSPLMQCSFYNRSSPVHIIATSKSLHSYARPPPGSSRNDPNFSKNDLDETPVRHERVSSESESGIFCMSSLSDDDDLGWCHSWPSTVWHCFLKGSRLCFHKGRNKEWQDVEDFARSESCGKEENLPASPYKGYGADGLKLISHEESISFGESVLKLTFDPGTVEDGLLTVECRLDHPFYVKNKGWSSFYPSLTVVQHGIPCCEMHLGDLCLPPGHPDAINFDDSGVFDTFKSYDFTPMDSSAVYVLSSMARQRRASLSCGGSNNPDAERSECSSKNCASAASSHLSSNSLYSKAGKSHSSGTASTVSATSPNKCKRPMNAFMLFAKKYRVEYTQMYPGKDNRAISVILGDRWKKMKNEERRMYTLEAKALAEEQKRLNPDCWKRKRTNSGSQQH is encoded by the exons ATGGCGACGGGTTTG TCAGATACTTTGGAACATCCTAACATGGTCTGGGAAGTGAAGACAAATCAAATGCCTAATGCAGTTCAGAAACTCCTTCTGGTAGTGGACAAGAGACCTTCAGGCATGAATGAGTCACTGGATTTGCTGAAGTGTAATGAAAACCTGCCCTCTTCTCCTGGCTATGCATCTGGTGATGAACACATGGAACTTG ATGATCTTCCTGAACTACAGGCTGTGCAGACAGATTCTACCCCACCTGCACTTTTCCAGCTTGGTGCTGATGTTTCACATCAGGAATGTTcaaggccttcatggaaccaaaATACCTCAAACAGCGATGCGGAAAATGCTTATTCTTGTGAGAATGGAGTGAACTGGTTGACAGAATTAGCAAATATAGCCACAAGTCCTCAGAGTCCTTTGATGCAGTGCTCTTTTTATAACAG ATCATCTCCTGTTCACATAATAGCTACAAGCAAAAGTTTACATTCCTATGCACGTCCTCCACCAGGATCCTCAAGGAATGatcctaacttctccaagaatGATTTGGATGAAACACCAGTCAGACATGAAAGG GTGAGCAGTGAATCAGAATCTGGCATTTTCTGCATGTCATCACTTTCAGATGATGATGATTTAGGATGGTGCCATTCCTGGCCCTCAACTGTCTGGCATTGTTTTCTAAAAG GCTCTCGTTTGTGCTTTCATAAAGGACGCAATAAGGAGTGGCAGGATGTTGAAGATTTTGCAAGATCTGAAAGCTGTGGAAAAGAGGAAAATCTCCCAGCAAGTCCTTATAAG GGCTACGGTGCCGATGGTTTGAAGTTGATTTCTCATGAAGAAAGCATTTCCTTTGGTGAGTCAGTGCTGAAGCTGACTTTTGATCCTGGCACAGTAGAAGATGGCTTGCTTACAGTAGAATGCCGACTCGATCATCctttttatgttaaaaataaag GTTGGTCATCTTTTTATCCAAGCTTGACTGTGGTACAGCATGGCATTCCATGCTGTGAAATGCATCTTGGAGATCTGTGTCTACCTCCTGGACACCCTGATGCCATTAACTTTGATGATTCAGGTGTTTTTGATACATTTAAAAG TTACGATTTTACACCAATGGATTCCTCTGCAGTGTATGTGCTCAGCAGCATGGCTCGCCAGCGTCGCGCTTCTCTGTCTTGTGGAGGATCAAACAATCCAGATGCTGAGAGATCAGAATGCAGTAGTAAAAACTGTGCATCTGCTGCATCGTCACATCTTTCCTCCAATTCTTTGTACAGCAAAGCTGGCAAAAGCCACAGCTCAGGGACTGCAAGTACTGTGAGTGCCACTTCTCCAAACAAGTGCAAAAGACCAATGAATGCCTTCATGCTTTTTGCCAAAAAATACAGAGTTGAATATACTCAGATGTATCCAGGAAAAGACAACAG AGCCATAAGTGTGATACTTGGTGACaggtggaagaaaatgaaaaatgaggaaAGACGGATGTACACACTAGAAGCCAAGGCCTTGGCAGAAGAACAGAAACGTTTAAATCCTGACTGTTGGAAACGAAAACGAACAAATTCG gGCTCACAACAGCATTAA